Proteins encoded within one genomic window of Bacillus sp. F19:
- a CDS encoding beta-lactamase family protein produces the protein MKNLKKRISDYMNHYAKSFPISGNVLVAIEGRIIFEECYGFSNLEHQVLNAPTTKFRIASITKQFTAALIMILNEKGLLKVEDKLAAFFPEYPEFSNEITIHHLLTHTSGIPDYYDCVSTFFDREDKLYLTPDQFISLFKNETLDFEPGSDWKYSNSGYLLLGLIIERVTSKKFEEALNDYILTPLDMHSTGCDHQNSILANRAAGYIRPEQVMENAPYVEMSKYFSDGGMYSTVRDLLKWDQALYSESVLSNETLDKIFSPNRNNYGYGWFVETQFERRRVLHAGKISGFVSLIDRYLDDKVSIFMLGNYDFINWYTISYGIAAIIFGHPHPSPLKEPYPISSKLLDSYLGVYESTDGRRLTVTEEQKKIYFKWGDDSKFEIYPISDVSFRRLCDDVDEVHTFRKEGNRIKIWEYEKLR, from the coding sequence TTGAAGAACTTGAAAAAGCGGATATCCGATTACATGAATCATTACGCAAAATCATTCCCAATCAGTGGCAATGTATTAGTCGCCATAGAAGGTAGAATTATATTTGAAGAATGCTATGGCTTTTCTAATTTGGAACATCAAGTATTAAATGCCCCAACCACCAAATTCCGCATCGCCTCTATTACAAAACAATTTACAGCAGCACTCATCATGATCCTAAATGAAAAAGGACTCCTCAAAGTAGAAGATAAATTGGCAGCTTTCTTTCCAGAATATCCTGAATTCAGCAACGAAATTACTATCCACCATCTGCTAACCCATACATCTGGTATACCTGACTATTACGACTGTGTTTCCACTTTCTTTGATCGGGAAGACAAGCTTTATTTAACGCCTGACCAATTTATCTCTTTGTTTAAAAACGAAACGTTGGATTTTGAACCAGGATCTGATTGGAAGTACAGCAACTCAGGATATTTATTACTAGGCTTGATTATCGAGCGAGTAACCTCTAAAAAATTCGAAGAAGCATTGAATGATTACATCTTGACACCATTAGATATGCATAGCACAGGTTGTGATCATCAAAATTCCATTCTGGCAAATAGGGCGGCGGGTTACATTAGACCTGAACAAGTAATGGAGAATGCACCATATGTGGAAATGTCAAAGTATTTTTCTGATGGAGGAATGTATTCTACTGTCCGAGATTTGCTTAAATGGGATCAGGCACTTTACAGTGAGAGCGTTCTTTCTAATGAGACCCTAGACAAAATCTTTTCACCTAATCGTAATAATTATGGCTATGGGTGGTTTGTGGAAACCCAATTTGAACGTAGAAGAGTCCTGCATGCGGGGAAGATAAGCGGCTTTGTCAGTCTTATCGATCGATATCTTGACGATAAGGTAAGCATTTTCATGCTGGGCAATTATGATTTCATTAATTGGTACACTATTTCATATGGCATCGCTGCAATCATTTTTGGACATCCGCACCCTTCACCATTAAAGGAACCTTATCCGATTTCTTCAAAACTGCTTGACTCTTATTTAGGAGTTTATGAGAGTACGGATGGAAGAAGACTGACTGTCACCGAAGAACAAAAAAAGATCTACTTTAAATGGGGCGATGATTCAAAATTTGAAATTTATCCTATTTCGGACGTGAGCTTCAGACGTTTATGTGATGATGTAGACGAAGTCCACACATTTAGGAAGGAGGGGAATAGGATTAAGATTTGGGAGTATGAAAAATTGAGATAA
- a CDS encoding DUF4279 domain-containing protein produces the protein MDQTQVMAYFSLFGETFPTDEVTEMLGIEPNEVYNKGDLIVRPPNPNVVTKGRIYRKETSWSFGTTYEESFDVKDQLDQVLKPLKNKTEIINRLKLKYGLTTQITIVIVMEDGVTPGLHLESDQIEFANQVGAEFDIDLYANPYKGNFDD, from the coding sequence TTGGATCAAACACAGGTAATGGCATACTTCTCATTATTTGGAGAAACATTTCCGACGGATGAGGTAACAGAAATGCTAGGGATTGAACCAAATGAAGTATACAATAAGGGAGATCTCATAGTCAGACCGCCCAATCCAAATGTGGTGACAAAAGGACGAATCTATCGAAAAGAAACATCATGGTCGTTCGGCACAACATATGAAGAAAGTTTTGATGTGAAGGATCAATTGGACCAGGTTCTTAAACCGCTTAAAAACAAGACGGAGATCATCAATCGTTTAAAATTGAAATACGGTCTAACAACTCAAATTACCATTGTGATCGTGATGGAAGACGGAGTGACGCCAGGACTCCATTTAGAAAGTGATCAGATCGAATTTGCGAATCAAGTCGGTGCGGAATTTGACATTGATCTTTATGCAAATCCATATAAAGGGAACTTTGACGACTAA
- a CDS encoding restriction endonuclease, protein MKNKSIEERELMRAEGLSREAQQTLNEYKNMLLHSAKKTHAINWNHLIKKEEMPSFTYKEPPPRLDDYFIKHNVPSPSFWEEILPFMKKSRLKIEEAAKTEYESDYHFHKSEKDKSYQEYLHEKRLFEASKNSHNQYIQEIRDGLKNEDPKAICDYFSIVLRNSPAPIGFERNYEINYVKDTRIMVVDYILPKQSKMPKAIDVKYVKTRKEIVEKHMNQKELDLFYDSVIYQLTLKTLHEIFSSDTNQCLHAIVFNGWIHGTSLSTGQEYTSCILTLNVSKEEYQSLNLERVDPKECFRKLNGLSIGALKNVAPVKPYMQFTMNEKRFIESRDILVEVENIPNIAKMPWEDFEHLVRGLFERMFSNNGSEVRATKASRDGGVDVVVYDPDPIRGGTFVIQAKRYNKVVPVSAVRDLYGTMINEGAVKGFLVTTSYYGNDSHKFVKDKPITLIDGSYLVHLFQEHGYAVKIATE, encoded by the coding sequence ATGAAAAATAAATCCATCGAAGAGCGAGAATTAATGCGAGCTGAGGGTTTATCGAGAGAAGCACAACAAACACTTAATGAATATAAAAATATGCTCCTCCATTCGGCGAAAAAAACTCATGCAATCAATTGGAATCACCTTATTAAAAAAGAAGAAATGCCTTCTTTTACATACAAAGAACCGCCGCCCCGACTTGATGATTATTTCATAAAACACAATGTACCCTCCCCTTCTTTTTGGGAAGAAATACTTCCCTTTATGAAGAAATCGAGGTTGAAGATTGAGGAAGCAGCCAAAACAGAATATGAATCGGATTATCATTTTCACAAATCTGAGAAGGATAAATCTTACCAAGAGTATCTCCATGAAAAGCGGTTATTTGAAGCAAGTAAAAACAGTCACAATCAATATATACAAGAGATAAGGGATGGTTTGAAAAATGAAGATCCTAAGGCTATTTGTGATTATTTTTCAATCGTATTGAGGAATTCTCCCGCACCTATCGGTTTTGAACGCAATTATGAAATCAATTATGTGAAAGACACCAGAATTATGGTTGTTGATTACATTCTTCCTAAACAAAGCAAGATGCCTAAAGCAATAGACGTGAAATATGTTAAAACTCGGAAAGAAATAGTTGAAAAGCACATGAATCAAAAAGAGTTGGACCTTTTTTATGATTCAGTTATCTACCAACTTACGTTGAAAACCCTGCATGAGATCTTTAGTTCTGATACGAATCAATGTCTTCATGCGATTGTTTTTAATGGTTGGATACATGGGACAAGCCTCTCCACTGGTCAAGAATACACTTCATGTATTCTTACATTAAATGTATCAAAAGAGGAGTACCAAAGTCTTAATCTAGAAAGAGTTGATCCAAAAGAGTGCTTTAGAAAACTAAACGGTCTATCAATTGGTGCTTTAAAAAATGTGGCACCTGTCAAACCTTACATGCAGTTCACGATGAACGAGAAAAGATTTATTGAATCCAGAGACATTTTAGTGGAGGTCGAAAACATTCCTAATATTGCTAAAATGCCGTGGGAGGACTTTGAACACCTTGTACGCGGATTGTTTGAACGAATGTTTTCCAATAATGGCAGTGAAGTGAGGGCTACAAAGGCCAGCCGAGATGGAGGCGTGGATGTTGTGGTCTATGATCCTGATCCTATTCGTGGAGGTACATTTGTCATCCAAGCTAAACGTTATAACAAAGTTGTGCCTGTATCTGCAGTGCGTGACCTATATGGAACAATGATTAATGAAGGAGCGGTAAAAGGCTTCTTGGTAACAACAAGCTATTATGGAAATGACAGTCACAAATTCGTTAAGGATAAGCCCATTACCTTAATTGATGGTTCATATTTAGTTCATTTGTTTCAAGAACATGGTTACGCAGTTAAAATTGCGACAGAATAA
- a CDS encoding ATP-dependent helicase: protein MAISLKEWQPNDGLILEDEAINAVKDLKNSLIVAGPGAGKTELLAQKACCLLETNSCTNPKKILAISFKKDAASNLKKRVNLRISNKLENRFTSQTFDSFAKSILDRFLNVLPEKYRPNPDYEIVDKQQNMIVKAFAKFNVYLYEKDLKKDYFNRLISAKLPIEKDPLIENVWQLLLKGDENDKATLSFPMITLLAIYILETNPFLLMSLKETYSHVFLDEFQDTTDLQYELVKACFFNTNTSITAVGDNRQRIMVWAGAKKDVFECYQQDFKAKIYSLEMNHRSAPRLLEIQKIVNNYLQEKPFTPIPNPKWSENDGVAEIWYFSDSTKESKMITSKIAELIQNYNVVTNEICIIVKQTVDKYAKSIVEELKTININARDETIFQDLLKEDVVRLIINTLKSALDTSNSDSWLSIWDSKIIFEGMHGTKNEYTFDKLRKEVKQFLAIIKRNLISITGVDELRMLFIEIFNFYDLNKIRKYYPQYSQGTYINKLREDMEKYLYQYFQETKDWLLAIDVFEGKDSIPIMTIHKSKGLEFEAIFFVGFDDKAFWNFTKQEQEDTCTFFVGLSRAKRYLYFTFSEQREWTYCTKDNISVLYQMLSESKVVKELYF, encoded by the coding sequence ATGGCGATTTCTCTAAAGGAATGGCAGCCAAATGATGGGCTTATTTTAGAAGATGAGGCTATAAATGCAGTAAAGGATTTAAAAAACTCATTGATAGTTGCAGGGCCAGGTGCAGGAAAAACAGAATTGCTTGCCCAAAAAGCATGTTGTTTATTAGAAACAAACAGCTGTACTAATCCTAAGAAAATTTTGGCAATTAGCTTTAAAAAAGATGCAGCATCTAATTTGAAAAAACGCGTTAATTTAAGGATATCAAATAAACTGGAAAATAGATTTACATCTCAAACATTTGATTCATTTGCTAAAAGTATACTAGATAGATTTTTAAATGTACTGCCAGAGAAATATAGGCCTAATCCTGATTATGAAATAGTTGATAAGCAACAAAATATGATTGTAAAAGCATTTGCTAAATTTAATGTTTATCTTTATGAGAAAGATTTAAAAAAAGACTATTTTAATCGTTTAATAAGTGCAAAATTACCAATTGAAAAAGATCCTTTAATTGAAAATGTATGGCAGCTTTTATTAAAAGGTGATGAAAATGATAAAGCTACTTTGAGTTTTCCAATGATTACTCTTTTAGCAATCTATATTTTAGAAACTAATCCATTTCTTTTAATGTCATTAAAAGAAACTTATAGTCATGTATTTTTAGATGAGTTTCAAGATACTACAGATTTACAATATGAGTTAGTAAAGGCTTGTTTTTTTAATACTAATACTTCTATTACAGCAGTAGGGGACAATAGACAAAGAATAATGGTTTGGGCTGGTGCGAAAAAGGATGTTTTTGAGTGTTATCAACAAGATTTTAAAGCCAAAATATATTCTTTGGAAATGAATCACAGGTCGGCACCTAGATTGTTAGAAATACAAAAGATCGTAAATAATTATTTACAGGAGAAACCCTTTACTCCAATTCCTAATCCGAAATGGTCAGAAAATGATGGCGTAGCAGAAATATGGTATTTTTCAGATTCTACAAAGGAATCTAAAATGATAACTTCAAAAATTGCTGAACTGATTCAAAATTATAACGTTGTTACTAATGAGATTTGTATAATAGTAAAACAAACTGTTGATAAGTATGCAAAATCAATTGTTGAAGAATTAAAAACAATAAATATTAATGCTAGAGATGAAACTATTTTTCAAGACTTATTAAAAGAAGACGTAGTAAGACTTATTATAAATACATTAAAATCTGCTTTAGATACTAGTAATAGTGATTCGTGGCTATCAATATGGGATTCTAAAATTATTTTCGAAGGAATGCATGGAACAAAAAACGAATATACTTTTGATAAATTGAGGAAAGAAGTAAAACAATTTTTAGCGATAATAAAAAGAAATTTGATTTCAATAACAGGTGTCGATGAATTAAGAATGTTATTTATAGAAATTTTTAATTTTTATGATTTAAATAAAATAAGAAAATATTATCCTCAATATTCTCAAGGTACATATATTAACAAATTGAGAGAGGACATGGAAAAGTATCTATACCAATATTTTCAAGAAACCAAGGATTGGTTATTGGCCATCGATGTTTTTGAGGGAAAAGATTCAATTCCAATTATGACTATTCACAAAAGCAAAGGTTTAGAATTCGAGGCAATATTTTTTGTGGGATTTGATGATAAAGCTTTTTGGAATTTTACAAAACAAGAACAAGAAGATACTTGTACTTTTTTTGTAGGATTATCCAGAGCTAAAAGATATTTATATTTTACGTTTTCAGAACAACGTGAATGGACCTATTGCACCAAAGACAATATCTCTGTTTTATATCAGATGTTAAGCGAATCTAAGGTAGTAAAAGAATTATATTTCTAG
- a CDS encoding AAA family ATPase, translated as MKLTKLILKNYRSFGPKSTTINITDLTAFIGHNSAGKTVILSALQKLFAGSKINKTDFHVPFNQSPEEIEKNNLSIEVQFEFFKKDESADSYAIPMYFENFVVNEEGGKPFIAMRLEASWEKGNDPEGIIDYKFYYVTKDNGDGSNNLKPLSAQDRSKIKVIYIPAVRNPIEQLKNATGTILWRILKQINWKETEEETIKEKIEELDDEVAKQPGIMMIKRIISSQWKNYHNDSRYKEANIKFGSNDLDMILKKLDVEFTPSHTEKAFKVNELGDGLKSLFYLTLIDSLLELENEAIIEIKSEVVEEKRILNVDPPALTLVLVEEPENHVSPHLLGKVIKNLKSIKNHNNAQILITSHNPSIIKRIEPTEIRHLRIDRETSTTLVKEITLPNKKDVAYKYVKEAVKAYPELYFSSLVILGEGDSEEILLPKFLRLYTDELDFAGISVVPLGGRHVNHFWKLLNQLDIPFITLLDLDRERDGGGWGRIKYTLLQLIENGVDKEELLKLEDGSILQNSLLEQMHTWELNSKGDIKLLEGWISDLEGYNIYFSNPLDIDFVMIEQFLENYLMTLSDGEGPLIKVREKEKQKRIHRLTDEEKKLKVYTDRIEDSVKKTLKEHGGSGETFSDTQKELMIWYNYFFLTRGKPITHLQALNYIEDETLKRDMPAVIQRLSEKAQKIINTKE; from the coding sequence ATGAAATTAACAAAATTGATATTGAAAAATTATCGTAGTTTTGGTCCAAAATCTACAACTATCAATATAACAGACTTAACAGCCTTTATAGGCCATAATAGTGCTGGTAAAACAGTAATTCTTAGTGCACTTCAAAAACTGTTTGCGGGCAGTAAAATAAATAAAACTGATTTTCATGTTCCTTTTAATCAGTCACCTGAAGAGATAGAAAAAAATAATTTATCTATCGAAGTACAATTTGAATTTTTTAAGAAAGATGAGAGTGCAGATAGTTATGCAATTCCGATGTACTTTGAAAATTTTGTAGTGAATGAAGAAGGTGGCAAACCTTTTATTGCTATGCGTTTAGAAGCAAGTTGGGAAAAAGGAAATGATCCCGAAGGAATTATAGATTATAAATTCTACTATGTAACAAAGGACAATGGAGATGGAAGCAACAATCTTAAACCATTGTCTGCTCAAGACAGGTCAAAAATAAAAGTTATCTACATACCTGCAGTAAGAAATCCTATAGAACAATTGAAAAATGCAACTGGTACAATTTTATGGAGAATTTTAAAACAAATCAATTGGAAAGAAACAGAAGAAGAAACTATTAAAGAAAAAATTGAAGAGTTAGATGATGAAGTTGCAAAACAACCAGGAATTATGATGATAAAAAGGATTATCTCATCTCAATGGAAAAATTATCACAATGATTCTAGATATAAAGAAGCAAATATTAAATTTGGTAGTAATGATTTAGATATGATTCTAAAAAAATTAGATGTAGAGTTTACTCCATCTCATACTGAAAAAGCATTTAAAGTAAATGAATTAGGAGATGGCTTAAAGTCCCTATTTTATTTAACCTTAATTGACTCGCTCTTGGAACTAGAAAATGAAGCAATAATTGAAATAAAAAGTGAAGTCGTAGAAGAAAAGAGAATTTTAAACGTTGACCCTCCCGCTTTAACATTAGTTTTAGTAGAAGAACCAGAAAATCACGTTAGTCCGCATTTGTTAGGTAAAGTAATTAAAAACCTTAAAAGTATAAAAAATCATAACAATGCTCAAATATTAATTACTTCTCATAATCCCTCTATAATTAAAAGAATAGAGCCAACTGAAATTAGACATTTGAGAATTGATAGAGAAACTAGTACTACACTTGTTAAAGAAATCACTTTACCGAACAAAAAAGATGTAGCATATAAATATGTTAAGGAAGCGGTGAAAGCTTATCCAGAACTATATTTTTCCTCACTTGTAATTTTAGGTGAAGGTGATAGTGAAGAAATTCTTCTACCAAAATTTTTGCGATTATATACAGACGAATTAGATTTTGCAGGCATTTCAGTTGTTCCTTTAGGTGGAAGACATGTAAATCACTTTTGGAAGCTTTTAAACCAATTAGATATTCCTTTTATCACGCTATTAGATTTAGACAGAGAACGTGATGGAGGTGGTTGGGGAAGGATAAAATATACTCTACTACAGTTAATTGAAAATGGAGTAGATAAAGAAGAACTTCTAAAATTAGAAGATGGAAGTATTCTACAGAATAGCTTACTTGAACAAATGCATACTTGGGAATTGAATTCAAAAGGGGATATTAAACTTTTAGAAGGATGGATAAGTGATCTTGAAGGTTATAATATATATTTTTCTAATCCTCTTGATATTGATTTTGTTATGATCGAACAATTCTTAGAAAACTATTTGATGACACTGAGTGATGGAGAAGGACCGCTAATCAAAGTAAGAGAGAAAGAAAAGCAGAAGCGAATTCATAGACTTACTGATGAAGAAAAGAAACTAAAAGTTTATACCGACCGTATTGAGGACAGTGTTAAAAAGACACTTAAAGAGCATGGAGGTAGTGGGGAAACATTTAGTGATACACAGAAAGAATTAATGATTTGGTATAATTATTTCTTCTTAACGAGAGGGAAACCTATAACTCATTTACAAGCATTGAATTATATTGAAGATGAAACATTAAAGAGAGATATGCCAGCAGTAATCCAAAGATTATCAGAGAAAGCACAAAAAATTATCAATACAAAGGAATGA
- a CDS encoding PIN domain-containing protein: MRPNVIQIAEFESGSFPQASFYIDACFLLAFLDQSSEEGELVERVLQKLEKEDIDSLVISNHVVSEVIHHLYLGNIYNVIYTAFRKFKLNRHLNENEEELLGNNPFVAKKLMELVSPPQLNRMRTAQDVFIPVKEIIKAYKERYADRDSLSYYYEMAVERFNLLCSNLGELFNIQFKHVASDEQTFYFAQEFMNELQLEIKDSLHLALAKQYKADYFATLDGDFIHNFYNEEHLEETTILHISKRYI, encoded by the coding sequence ATGAGACCGAATGTCATACAAATTGCGGAATTTGAAAGTGGGTCTTTCCCGCAGGCATCTTTTTATATTGATGCTTGTTTTTTATTGGCTTTTCTAGACCAATCCAGTGAAGAAGGGGAATTGGTAGAAAGAGTCCTGCAAAAATTGGAAAAGGAAGACATTGATAGCTTAGTGATCAGTAACCATGTTGTATCCGAAGTCATTCATCATTTGTACCTAGGAAATATATATAATGTGATTTACACTGCTTTTCGTAAATTTAAACTAAATCGTCATCTAAATGAAAATGAGGAAGAACTGCTCGGAAACAACCCCTTTGTTGCAAAAAAACTCATGGAACTCGTAAGTCCTCCTCAATTAAATAGGATGAGAACCGCTCAAGATGTATTTATACCTGTTAAAGAAATCATCAAAGCATACAAGGAAAGATATGCTGACAGGGATTCTTTAAGTTATTATTATGAAATGGCGGTTGAACGATTCAATTTACTATGTTCGAACTTAGGAGAATTGTTCAACATTCAATTTAAACATGTTGCTTCGGATGAACAGACGTTTTATTTTGCACAAGAGTTTATGAACGAGCTGCAATTAGAAATTAAAGATTCGCTTCATTTAGCTTTAGCCAAACAATATAAAGCGGATTATTTTGCTACTTTAGATGGGGATTTCATACATAACTTTTACAACGAAGAACATTTAGAAGAGACCACAATTCTTCACATATCCAAACGTTATATTTAA